The following nucleotide sequence is from Peribacillus sp. ACCC06369.
GTTTCTTTGTTCACATATGTTAGCCATCCATCCGGATCATCAAAAGAAGGGCTACGGTAGATTGCTTAAACTGGCACAACAAGAAGAAGCACTCAAAAAAGGCTACGACTTAATCACATGGACGTATGATCCATTGGAAAGTGTGAACGCAAACTTGAATATCGGTAAACTAAAAGCGGTTTGTTCAACATATATGGAAGATTGTTATGGAGATATGAAGGATGCCCTCAATGAAGGATTGTCGACTGATCGGTTCATGGTGGAATGGAATATACGGCAGGAAGCAAATGAAGAGCCCCCACTTCCTGATAAAGCCACACATATCGTAACCACTGGAATGAATGACCAAGGCTTTCCTTACATCAAGGATTATCATTTGGAAACCAATGCCGATGTGGTCGCCATTCCCATTCCGACGGATATTCAAAAAATCAAAAAAGGTGATCTCAGCCTTGCGATAGATTGGCGGTCGAAAACGGGTGAATTATTCAAAACGCTTTTTGCCAATGGGTATGTTGCAGTCGGAATAGCTCGGGAACAAGGTGAAGACATTCAAAACTACTTATTAAAAAAACAAGAATAAAGGGGGAATCCAGATGAAAATAAAAGAAGTGCGTTTACGCCA
It contains:
- a CDS encoding GNAT family N-acetyltransferase; translated protein: MTDELIIKSLSTLEDLQEVQRLEILVWGMDCVPTHQTITAVKNGGLVLGGYINGQLVGFQYSFPGFKDGRVFLCSHMLAIHPDHQKKGYGRLLKLAQQEEALKKGYDLITWTYDPLESVNANLNIGKLKAVCSTYMEDCYGDMKDALNEGLSTDRFMVEWNIRQEANEEPPLPDKATHIVTTGMNDQGFPYIKDYHLETNADVVAIPIPTDIQKIKKGDLSLAIDWRSKTGELFKTLFANGYVAVGIAREQGEDIQNYLLKKQE